The following are encoded together in the Candidatus Woesebacteria bacterium genome:
- a CDS encoding sortase — protein sequence MNRKRIQKTISLLTGMTGLVLIGAIAIPILRNEVRARQEYPHLISPIPGGGRYGHSEIQQEGQVLGEGSAVDYTLAANWFPESLTGRQFAQKGEISFYTISIPKLKIESAAVAVGGEDLTSNLIQYPGTALPGNNGNSVIFGHSVLPVFFNPSDYMSIFSTIDLLKRGDEIIVNFDGITYRYEVKETFKVKPTDVYILDQNMNDSYLSLVTCFPMGHPAKPERLVIRAKIVSS from the coding sequence ATGAATAGAAAACGGATACAAAAGACTATTTCGTTGTTGACGGGAATGACTGGTTTGGTGCTTATTGGGGCAATTGCGATACCTATCCTGCGAAACGAGGTACGAGCAAGACAAGAGTATCCGCATTTAATCAGCCCAATTCCCGGCGGCGGAAGGTATGGGCACTCAGAAATCCAACAAGAGGGGCAAGTATTAGGTGAGGGTTCGGCTGTTGACTACACACTGGCTGCCAATTGGTTTCCTGAAAGCTTGACCGGAAGGCAGTTTGCTCAAAAAGGAGAAATCTCATTTTATACAATTTCGATACCCAAACTAAAAATAGAAAGTGCGGCAGTTGCGGTTGGTGGTGAGGATCTAACAAGTAACCTGATTCAATATCCGGGGACCGCATTACCGGGCAACAATGGAAATTCCGTAATTTTTGGTCATTCTGTTTTACCCGTGTTTTTTAATCCATCCGACTATATGTCGATATTTTCAACGATTGATTTACTAAAAAGAGGTGACGAAATAATTGTTAATTTTGATGGTATTACTTACAGGTACGAGGTTAAAGAAACATTTAAGGTTAAGCCGACTGACGTCTACATTTTAGATCAGAACATGAACGACTCATATTTAAGTTTAGTTACGTGTTTTCCCATGGGACATCCCGCTAAACCGGAGAGGTTGGTCATTCGTGCAAAAATTGTTTCCAGCTGA